One Suricata suricatta isolate VVHF042 chromosome X, meerkat_22Aug2017_6uvM2_HiC, whole genome shotgun sequence genomic region harbors:
- the ZBED1 gene encoding zinc finger BED domain-containing protein 1 has translation MDAKGLDPSQADLKLVAHPRAKSKVWKYFGFDTNAEGCILQWKKIYCRICRAQIAYSGNTSNLSYHLEKNHPDEFCEFVKSNTEQMREAFATAFSKLKPEGSQLAPPDALAAKAGHGHESKRQQELTAAVLGLICEGLYPVSIVDEPTFKVLLKTADPRFELPSRKFVCGKAIPEKYGAVREAVLKELGAASWCGISTDLWRSETQNRAYVTLAAHFLGGGAPGCLSVGSRCLKTFEVPEENRAESITRVLYEAFIEWGISAKVFGATTDGGKDVGKACSLLDIPVQMPCLGHSFDAGIQQALQLPKLAALLGRCRKLVEYFQQSAVAMYMLYEKQKQQNVAHCMLVSNRVAWWGSTLAMLQRLKEQQFVIAGVLLEDSNNHHLMLEAAEWATIEALVDLLQPFKQVADMLSASKYPTISMVKPLLHMLLNTTLNIKETDCKEVSMAKEVIAKELSKTYQETPEIDMFLNVATFLDPRYKRLPFLSAFERQQVENRVVEEAKGLLDKVKEGGYRPAEDKMYALQEEPPVKKLVLASTPPPASVINSMLAEIFCQTGGVEDQEEWHAQVVEELSNFKSQKVLGLNEDPLKWWSDRLALFPVLPKVLQKYWCVAATRVFPERLFGSSANVVSAKRNRLAPAHVDEQIFLYENARSGAEAEPEDEDEGEWGLDHEHMCPLGDAVHPGFFGIRDSGFV, from the coding sequence ATGGACGCGAAGGGCCTGGACCCGTCCCAGGCGGACCTGAAGCTGGTGGCCCACCCGCGCGCCAAGAGCAAAGTGTGGAAGTACTTTGGCTTCGACACCAACGCGGAGGGATGCATCCTGCAGTGGAAGAAGATCTACTGCCGCATCTGCAGGGCGCAGATCGCCTACTCCGGCAACACCTCCAACCTCTCCTACCACCTGGAGAAGAACCACCCCGACGAGTTCTGTGAGTTCGTCAAGAGCAACACCGAGCAGATGCGGGAGGCCTTCGCCACCGCCTTCTCCAAGCTGAAGCCCGAGGGCTCCCAGCTCGCCCCGCCGGACGCGCTGGCCGCCAAGGCCGGCCACGGCCACGAGAGCAAGCGGCAGCAGGAGCTGACGGCCGCCGTGCTCGGCCTCATCTGCGAGGGCCTGTACCCCGTGTCCATCGTGGACGAGCCCACCTTCAAGGTGCTGCTGAAGACGGCCGACCCCAGGTTCGAGCTGCCCAGCCGGAAGTTCGTGTGCGGCAAGGCCATCCCGGAGAAGTACGGCGCCGTCCGCGAGGCGGTGCTCAAGGAGCTGGGCGCCGCGTCCTGGTGCGGCATCTCCACGGACCTGTGGCGGAGCGAGACCCAGAACCGGGCCTACGTGACCCTGGCCGCCCACTTCCTGGGCGGCGGCGCCCCCGGCTGCCTGTCCGTGGGCTCCCGCTGCCTGAAGACCTTCGAGGTTCCCGAGGAGAACCGGGCCGAGTCCATCACCCGGGTCCTGTACGAGGCCTTCATCGAGTGGGGCATCAGCGCCAAGGTGTTCGGCGCCACCACGGACGGCGGCAAGGACGTCGGGAAGGCCTGCTCCCTGCTGGACATCCCGGTGCAGATGCCGTGCCTGGGCCACAGCTTCGACGCGGGCATCCAGCAGGCGCTGCAGCTGCCCAAGCTGGCCGCGCTGCTGGGCCGCTGCCGCAAGCTGGTGGAGTACTTCCAGCAGTCGGCGGTGGCCATGTACATGCTCTACgagaagcagaagcagcagaaCGTGGCGCACTGCATGCTGGTCAGCAACCGCGTGGCCTGGTGGGGCAGCACGCTCGCCATGCTGCAGCGGCTCAAGGAGCAGCAGTTCGTCATCGCCGGCGTGCTGCTGGAGGACAGCAACAACCACCACCTGATGCTGGAGGCCGCCGAGTGGGCCACCATCGAGGCGCTGGTGGACCTGCTGCAGCCCTTCAAGCAGGTGGCGGACATGCTGTCCGCCTCCAAGTACCCGACCATCAGCATGGTCAAGCCTCTCCTGCACATGCTGCTCAACACCACCCTCAACATCAAGGAGACCGACTGCAAGGAGGTGAGCATGGCCAAGGAGGTGATCGCCAAGGAGCTCTCCAAGACCTACCAGGAGACGCCGGAGATCGACATGTTCCTCAACGTGGCCACCTTCCTGGACCCGCGCTACAAGCGCCTGCCCTTCCTCTCCGCCTTCGAGCGGCAGCAGGTGGAGAACAGGGTGGTGGAGGAGGCCAAGGGCCTGCTGGACAAGGTCAAGGAGGGCGGCTACCGGCCCGCGGAGGACAAGATGTACGCGCTGCAGGAGGAGCCGCCGGTGAAGAAGCTGGTGCTGGCGTCCACGCCGCCGCCCGCCAGCGTCATCAACAGCATGCTGGCCGAGATCTTCTGCCAGACGGGGGGcgtggaggaccaggaggagtgGCACGCGCAGGTGGTGGAGGAGCTGAGCAACTTCAAGTCGCAGAAGGTGCTGGGCCTCAACGAGGACCCGCTCAAGTGGTGGTCCGACCGCCTGGCCCTCTTCCCCGTGCTGCCCAAGGTGCTGCAGAAATACTGGTGCGTGGCGGCCACCCGCGTCTTCCCCGAGCGCCTCTTCGGCTCCTCCGCCAACGTGGTGAGCGCCAAGAGGAACCGCCTGGCCCCCGCGCACGTGGACGAGCAGATCTTCCTGTACGAGAACGCGCGCAGCGGCGCCGAGGCCGAGCCCGAGGACGAGGACGAGGGCGAGTGGGGCCTGGACCACGAGCACATGTGTCCCCTGGGTGACGCCGTGCACCCCGGCTTCTTCGGCATCAGGGACAGCGGCTTCGTGTAG